A stretch of the Malus domestica chromosome 08, GDT2T_hap1 genome encodes the following:
- the LOC103428928 gene encoding uncharacterized protein — MAKGSRGRRRIASRRYRPTPYPLRNSQDILEDLCSKKCRDLEKKDWEDATCSVCMEYPHNAVLLLCSSHDKGCRPYMCGTSFRHSNCLGQYKKAYTKIVPSDLGQPLLGSNNDPIVVPDAGWPVQKCEVTELACPLCRGQVKGWTVLEPARDYLNTKRRSCMQENCSFVGNYKELKRHVKEEHPSARPREVDPDLEQKWRSLEHEHETNDLMSTIQSSMPGAMVFGDYVIERNNYGLDTDEEYGGFNADAPESNGGFGLGFDGNLVNFFFLLHAFGPSRTDLTRRLRPPEGAFHHSLDNSAAGIRHTTPVGGLDSSDQDEESDSDGDDDGGGMSLASRLRRHGRVLLGRSGRRRMRREGNSDER, encoded by the coding sequence ATGGCAAAAGGTAGCCGGGGACGACGCAGGATTGCTTCCCGACGATACAGACCGACTCCATATCCATTGCGGAACAGTCAAGATATATTGGAGGATCTGTGCTCGAAGAAATGCAgagatttggaaaaaaaagactGGGAGGATGCAACATGTTCCGTGTGCATGGAGTATCCTCACAATGCTGTTCTTCTCCTTTGTTCTTCTCATGACAAGGGTTGCCGTCCCTACATGTGTGGAACTAGTTTCCGACATTCCAATTGTCTTGGCCAGTACAAGAAAGCTTATACTAAAATTGTGCCATCTGATCTTGGACAACCATTGCTTGGCTCCAACAACGATCCAATTGTGGTACCAGATGCTGGATGGCCAGTACAAAAGTGCGAAGTCACAGAACTTGCATGCCCCCTCTGTAGGGGCCAGGTGAAGGGCTGGACTGTTCTTGAACCAGCACGAGATTATCTAAATACAAAAAGGAGAAGCTGCATGCAAGAAAATTGTTCATTTGTCGGAAATTACAAGGAGCTTAAAAGGCATGTGAAGGAAGAGCACCCCTCTGCACGCCCACGAGAGGTGGATCCAGACCTTGAACAGAAATGGAGAAGTCTTGAACATGAGCATGAGACGAACGATCTGATGAGCACAATCCAGTCTTCCATGCCAGGTGCAATGGTTTTTGGAGATTATGTAATAGAAAGAAATAATTATGGTTTGGATACGGACGAAGAGTATGGTGGCTTTAATGCAGATGCTCCAGAAAGCAATGGGGGGTTCGGGCTGGGATTCGATGGCAATCTGGTGAACTTCTTTTTCCTATTACATGCATTTGGGCCATCAAGGACTGACCTGACAAGACGTCTAAGACCGCCTGAGGGGGCCTTCCACCACTCATTGGACAATAGTGCTGCTGGCATCCGGCACACAACTCCTGTTGGCGGTTTGGATTCCTCTGATCAAGATGAAGAGAGTGAtagtgatggtgatgatgacGGCGGTGGTATGTCATTGGCGAGCCGCCTTCGTCGTCATGGCAGGGTGTTGTTGGGACGTTCTGGGAGGAGACGTATGCGTAGAGAAGGAAACAGTGATGAAAGATAA